Proteins co-encoded in one Fervidobacterium gondwanense DSM 13020 genomic window:
- the ablA gene encoding lysine 2,3-aminomutase — MARYFKDIPLWKNVTEEEWNDWKWQIRNRIMDVDTLKQVINLTPEEEEGVRNALKTLRMAITPYYASLMDPNDPKCPIRRQAVPTVKELFTSQWDMMDPLHEDEDSPVPGLTHRYPDRVLMLVTDMCSMYCRHCTRRRFAGQHDRSRTKQEIDAMIEYVRETPQVRDVLISGGDGLLVGVEMLEYILKELRKIKHVEVIRIGTRTPVVLPQMITPELTNMLKKYHPIWINTHFNHPKEVTPESTRACEMLADAGIPLGNQSVLLRGINDSPYIMMELMHQLVKIRVRPYYIYQCDLSMGLSHFRTSVKKGLEIMEALIGHTSGFAVPWFVVDAPAGGGKIRVMPNYVISMSDHTVILRNYEGVIVAYHEPEDITSDVDDSEYREKYKFSGVASLFTDKKISIEPAHLERHDRIKEWKEKKMRRE; from the coding sequence ATGGCAAGATACTTTAAAGACATTCCACTTTGGAAAAACGTGACAGAAGAAGAATGGAACGACTGGAAGTGGCAGATAAGAAACCGAATAATGGATGTTGACACGCTTAAGCAGGTTATAAACCTAACACCAGAAGAAGAGGAAGGCGTTAGGAACGCCTTAAAGACGCTTAGAATGGCTATCACACCGTACTATGCAAGCTTGATGGATCCAAATGATCCAAAATGTCCAATAAGAAGGCAGGCTGTTCCAACTGTCAAAGAACTTTTCACGTCCCAATGGGACATGATGGACCCGCTTCATGAAGATGAAGATTCACCTGTGCCTGGACTAACGCACAGATATCCAGACAGGGTACTCATGCTCGTTACCGACATGTGTTCAATGTACTGTAGGCACTGTACAAGAAGAAGATTCGCAGGTCAACACGACAGGTCAAGAACAAAGCAAGAAATTGATGCGATGATTGAATACGTAAGGGAAACACCGCAAGTAAGAGATGTCCTTATATCTGGCGGAGACGGACTACTTGTTGGTGTTGAAATGCTCGAGTATATACTCAAAGAATTGAGGAAGATAAAGCATGTTGAAGTAATCCGAATCGGTACAAGGACACCTGTTGTTTTGCCTCAGATGATTACACCAGAGTTGACTAATATGCTCAAGAAATATCATCCAATATGGATAAACACGCACTTCAATCATCCTAAGGAAGTTACTCCAGAATCAACGAGAGCGTGTGAAATGCTCGCAGATGCGGGTATACCTCTCGGTAATCAATCAGTTCTACTCAGAGGTATTAACGATAGCCCTTACATAATGATGGAACTCATGCACCAGCTTGTGAAAATACGTGTGAGACCTTACTACATTTACCAATGCGACCTTTCCATGGGCTTGAGCCATTTCAGAACTTCTGTTAAGAAAGGGCTTGAAATAATGGAAGCTCTCATTGGACACACATCTGGATTTGCTGTTCCATGGTTTGTTGTTGATGCACCAGCCGGCGGTGGAAAAATAAGGGTAATGCCGAACTACGTAATATCTATGTCTGACCACACAGTCATTCTTAGAAACTACGAAGGCGTAATTGTTGCTTATCATGAACCTGAAGACATAACAAGCGATGTTGATGATTCCGAATACAGGGAAAAGTACAAATTCTCTGGTGTTGCAAGCCTATTTACTGACAAGAAAATCAGCATAGAACCAGCTCATCTTGAAAGGCACGATAGAATCAAAGAGTGGAAAGAGAAAAAGATGAGAAGGGAATGA
- a CDS encoding lysine 5,6-aminomutase subunit alpha encodes MESKLGIDPKKVERARELAKDIAVDVTNFVQKYSTVSVERTICRFFGIDGINDEGIPLPNVVVDHLKEKGVLQNGAALYIGNAILETGMTPQQIAEAVASEKLDLSKLPVHDINDIRGVVDGLADKAIKIIDEKKAEREKMLKELGDPAQPYVYVIVATGNIYEDVVQAQAAARQGADIIAVIRSTAQSLLDYVPYGATTEGFGGTFATQENFKIMRRALDEVGREVKRYIRQTNYSSGLCMPEIAALGALERLDVMLNDALYGILFRDINMIRTMVDQYFSRIILGYAGIIINTGEDNYLTTADAYEQGYTVISSQLINEQLALLAGIPEEQMGLGHAFEMDPSLENGFLYELAQAQLSRELFPKAPLKYMPPTRFMTGNIFRGLVQDAMFNVIGIWTKQGIQLLGMMTEAIHTPFLSDRYIAIDTAKYIFNNMKNLGDEVIFKPGGIIQKRAQEVLDQAIELLEKMREDGLFKSLEKGVFANTKRPMKGGKGLDGVFEKGQYYYNPFVEKMLNRGK; translated from the coding sequence ATGGAAAGCAAACTCGGTATAGACCCGAAGAAGGTTGAGCGAGCACGTGAGCTTGCAAAAGATATCGCTGTTGATGTTACGAACTTTGTCCAGAAGTACTCAACAGTGAGTGTTGAGAGGACGATATGCCGCTTTTTTGGTATTGATGGCATAAATGACGAGGGAATACCTTTACCGAATGTTGTTGTTGATCACCTCAAAGAAAAAGGCGTGTTGCAAAATGGTGCAGCACTGTACATAGGGAATGCGATACTTGAAACTGGAATGACACCTCAACAAATTGCAGAGGCTGTTGCATCAGAAAAGCTTGATTTATCAAAACTTCCAGTGCACGACATTAACGATATACGCGGTGTCGTCGATGGACTTGCTGATAAAGCCATTAAAATAATCGACGAGAAAAAAGCGGAGCGCGAAAAGATGCTTAAAGAACTCGGCGACCCAGCACAACCATATGTATACGTTATCGTCGCAACTGGAAACATATACGAAGACGTTGTACAAGCACAAGCAGCTGCAAGGCAAGGTGCGGATATAATAGCAGTCATCAGGTCAACTGCTCAGAGCTTACTCGACTACGTACCTTACGGAGCAACAACTGAAGGTTTTGGTGGTACGTTTGCCACACAAGAAAACTTCAAAATTATGAGAAGAGCATTGGATGAAGTAGGAAGAGAAGTAAAAAGATACATCAGGCAGACCAACTACAGTTCAGGACTGTGCATGCCAGAAATTGCGGCACTTGGCGCGCTTGAAAGGCTCGATGTCATGCTCAACGATGCACTGTACGGGATACTATTCAGGGACATCAACATGATAAGGACGATGGTTGACCAATACTTCTCAAGGATAATTCTCGGATATGCGGGTATAATCATAAATACTGGAGAAGACAATTATCTCACGACGGCTGATGCATACGAACAAGGATACACGGTTATATCCTCACAACTCATAAACGAACAACTCGCATTGCTTGCAGGCATACCAGAAGAGCAGATGGGACTTGGACATGCTTTCGAAATGGATCCATCGCTTGAAAATGGTTTTCTCTACGAACTTGCTCAGGCACAGTTATCGAGAGAGCTCTTCCCCAAAGCACCGCTTAAATACATGCCGCCGACACGATTCATGACAGGAAACATATTTAGAGGCCTTGTCCAAGATGCTATGTTCAACGTCATCGGTATCTGGACCAAACAAGGAATCCAGCTTCTTGGAATGATGACAGAAGCCATACACACACCATTCCTGTCAGACAGGTATATAGCAATTGACACTGCGAAATACATATTCAACAACATGAAAAACTTAGGTGACGAAGTGATATTCAAACCCGGTGGGATAATTCAGAAACGAGCGCAGGAAGTTCTCGACCAAGCTATCGAGCTACTTGAGAAAATGCGTGAAGACGGGCTCTTCAAATCGCTTGAAAAAGGCGTGTTTGCGAACACAAAGAGACCGATGAAAGGTGGAAAAGGACTCGACGGTGTTTTCGAAAAAGGACAGTATTACTACAACCCGTTTGTTGAGAAGATGCTTAATAGAGGGAAATAA
- a CDS encoding type II secretion system protein: MRYMLTKPFVSLKFRLGFTIVELLIAIMIISLLMTVALTLIPSTKIYENTRTSKIAQQFKNLEKAVQNHVNFEKPDSLTSLSIYLLEEKEYISAVPKTFFVSGTNFVNGVSSVFIDYAGNDVPIEKLREYGLSEATTVGNNIRVELRIHKSW, encoded by the coding sequence ATGAGGTATATGCTGACGAAGCCGTTTGTGTCTCTAAAATTCCGTCTTGGCTTCACCATAGTTGAATTGCTTATAGCAATCATGATCATTTCTCTTTTAATGACGGTAGCGTTAACTTTAATCCCTTCAACGAAGATTTACGAGAACACACGAACTAGTAAAATTGCACAGCAGTTCAAAAATCTTGAGAAGGCTGTTCAGAACCACGTTAATTTTGAGAAGCCCGATTCGTTAACTTCACTTTCTATATATTTGCTGGAAGAGAAAGAATATATTTCTGCTGTTCCCAAAACGTTTTTCGTTTCTGGAACAAATTTTGTTAATGGCGTCAGTTCTGTTTTTATCGACTATGCTGGAAACGACGTACCTATTGAGAAACTTAGAGAATATGGCCTAAGTGAAGCAACAACTGTTGGGAACAATATACGAGTTGAGTTAAGAATCCACAAATCTTGGTGA
- a CDS encoding CTP synthase, whose product MPEKYIVVTGGVLSGIGKGIFSASLARTLKEAGVDINVLKIDPYLNVDAGTMNPNQHGEVFVTDDGYEADLDLGHYERFLGVSMTRKNNITAGQIYSAIIQREREGKYLGSTVQVVPHVTSEIKERITSMPGKVLSIEIGGTVGDIEGEVFLEAVRELAFEKNRNDFLFIHVTYVPYLRVTNEFKTKPTQQSVQLLRKIGIQPDIIVVRSEMPIDSQSLYKIALFSGVSREMVINLPDIGNVYQIPETLYEAGVHKLVANRLNLQLEDKPLNWTYPKSFKPYRIALVGKYLGTDDAYKSIIESIFLAGVQKPVVIDAQELEELDDEGVAQKLSSFDALIIPGGFGRRGIEGKIKAIKYARENRKPILGICLGMQLMVIEFARNVFNLKDANSTEFYEDTPHPVVNMMEEQKKIMNLGGTMRLGAQRMEVLKGTKLYSIYGEDAVHERHRHRYEADTDNYGFMYKLPGEEGYKLTISGRAEFLEAVELDNHPFFVGVQYHPEFKSKVGAPHPIFLSLIKAIEEVNR is encoded by the coding sequence ATGCCCGAGAAGTATATAGTTGTGACTGGCGGAGTGCTCAGCGGAATAGGTAAAGGAATATTCTCTGCTTCTTTGGCAAGAACACTAAAAGAAGCAGGGGTGGACATTAATGTTTTAAAAATAGACCCGTATTTAAATGTCGATGCAGGAACAATGAATCCAAATCAACATGGCGAGGTCTTTGTAACAGATGACGGTTACGAGGCAGATCTTGATTTGGGGCATTACGAAAGATTCCTCGGAGTTAGCATGACAAGAAAAAACAACATAACGGCAGGGCAGATATACTCTGCAATTATCCAAAGAGAACGCGAAGGAAAGTATTTAGGTTCAACTGTTCAAGTTGTTCCTCACGTTACATCTGAAATTAAAGAGCGAATTACTTCCATGCCTGGTAAGGTTCTGTCTATAGAGATTGGTGGTACGGTTGGAGACATAGAGGGTGAAGTATTTCTTGAAGCTGTCCGCGAACTCGCATTTGAAAAGAATAGAAATGATTTTCTCTTTATTCACGTAACGTACGTACCGTATTTGAGAGTAACGAATGAATTCAAGACTAAACCAACACAACAGTCAGTTCAGTTGCTAAGAAAAATTGGTATACAGCCTGACATAATAGTTGTACGAAGTGAAATGCCTATCGATTCGCAAAGTCTTTACAAGATAGCTTTGTTCAGCGGTGTTTCAAGGGAAATGGTTATAAACCTTCCGGACATAGGAAATGTGTATCAAATTCCTGAAACGCTTTACGAAGCTGGTGTGCATAAGCTTGTAGCAAATAGATTGAACTTACAACTTGAGGATAAACCACTCAACTGGACGTATCCGAAATCTTTCAAACCTTACAGAATTGCACTCGTTGGTAAATATCTTGGAACAGATGATGCGTACAAGAGCATAATTGAATCGATATTTTTAGCTGGGGTGCAAAAACCGGTTGTAATAGACGCACAAGAACTTGAAGAGCTTGACGATGAAGGTGTTGCTCAAAAACTCTCTTCATTTGACGCACTGATTATTCCCGGCGGTTTTGGAAGAAGAGGAATAGAAGGGAAAATAAAGGCTATAAAATACGCAAGGGAAAATAGAAAACCAATACTCGGAATATGCCTTGGTATGCAACTTATGGTTATAGAATTCGCAAGAAACGTTTTTAACTTAAAAGATGCGAATTCAACAGAGTTCTATGAAGATACACCACATCCAGTTGTTAATATGATGGAAGAGCAGAAAAAGATAATGAACCTCGGTGGCACGATGAGGCTTGGAGCTCAAAGAATGGAGGTTCTGAAGGGAACGAAATTGTACTCTATATATGGCGAAGATGCGGTTCATGAAAGGCACAGGCATAGATACGAAGCGGATACTGACAACTATGGTTTTATGTACAAACTCCCCGGAGAAGAAGGTTACAAACTTACAATTTCAGGCAGAGCTGAGTTCTTAGAAGCCGTTGAGTTGGACAATCATCCATTCTTTGTAGGTGTACAGTACCACCCAGAGTTCAAGTCGAAAGTAGGCGCTCCACATCCAATATTCTTGAGTTTAATAAAAGCAATTGAGGAGGTTAACAGGTGA
- a CDS encoding MutS-related protein → MSTIMLIPSKREDFERLTGSAYIKEQIAPKTPMGHIYFKHLQPLSAEKIDQHLEDTEVLLSILKSPVFSKYIEEIEHDLECVIDISHTLKRLSDGNVLDEIELFELKNFLIVSENLRRKIEALFSNASQSIPQILSIEQRFHIPDLSKPLDILDPEGLRIPTFYIYDAYDERLKEIRQKKRTILKEELNKFADSSDNPQMLELTQREHELEAEVLEKISMSLKTYSKALSEAIDKVQYLDVILAKARLANDLNLSKPNLSGYDNCDKIKITGMFNPQLRNELEKKGKNYQPVDVTIEEGVTLIVGANMSGKSVVLRTVALIEYMALLGFFVPAKNSVLPVVSAIALVTEDTQKPLSGLSSFASEILMIDEAYKIAKEKRKALILIDEPARTTNPYEGSAIVNAIVKAFDSTNCWTLIVTHFDDIKCERRYRVKGLKPVQNTNLLLKDIQDLMDYSLIPDNGTSVPKEALRVMEILNISEDLVYEAKNNLRKK, encoded by the coding sequence ATGTCTACCATCATGCTTATACCTTCAAAAAGAGAAGATTTCGAAAGACTCACGGGTTCTGCATACATAAAAGAGCAAATTGCTCCTAAAACACCCATGGGGCATATTTATTTTAAACACCTCCAACCATTGAGTGCTGAGAAGATTGATCAACATCTTGAGGACACGGAGGTGTTATTGAGCATATTGAAAAGTCCAGTTTTTTCTAAGTATATAGAAGAGATTGAGCATGACCTTGAATGCGTTATAGACATCTCGCATACGCTCAAAAGATTATCAGACGGCAATGTATTGGACGAAATAGAACTCTTTGAACTGAAAAACTTTCTAATTGTCTCCGAAAACCTGAGACGGAAAATAGAAGCGCTCTTTTCTAACGCATCGCAGAGCATACCACAAATCTTGTCAATTGAACAACGTTTCCATATTCCTGATCTCTCAAAACCGTTAGATATACTCGACCCAGAGGGGTTGCGGATTCCAACGTTTTATATATACGATGCTTACGACGAAAGGCTTAAAGAAATTAGACAGAAGAAGAGAACAATTCTGAAAGAAGAGCTTAATAAATTTGCGGATTCATCCGACAATCCTCAAATGCTCGAGCTAACTCAGAGAGAGCACGAACTTGAAGCTGAAGTATTAGAGAAAATCAGCATGAGTCTGAAAACCTATTCAAAAGCTTTAAGCGAAGCAATAGATAAAGTACAGTATCTCGATGTGATACTTGCAAAAGCACGCCTTGCAAACGATTTGAACCTTTCAAAGCCGAACCTGAGCGGCTATGATAATTGTGATAAGATAAAAATCACCGGAATGTTCAACCCGCAGTTGAGAAATGAGCTTGAAAAAAAAGGAAAAAATTATCAACCTGTTGATGTAACCATAGAAGAAGGCGTAACCTTGATTGTCGGTGCAAACATGTCAGGCAAGAGCGTAGTTTTAAGAACGGTAGCGTTGATAGAGTACATGGCTCTGCTCGGGTTTTTCGTCCCTGCGAAAAACTCGGTGCTACCCGTTGTAAGTGCAATAGCTCTGGTAACCGAAGATACACAAAAGCCGTTGAGCGGGCTATCTTCATTCGCTTCAGAAATTCTCATGATAGATGAAGCTTACAAAATCGCTAAGGAGAAACGGAAAGCTTTAATTCTCATAGACGAACCTGCCCGAACAACGAATCCATACGAAGGCTCAGCAATAGTGAATGCTATAGTAAAAGCCTTTGACAGCACAAATTGTTGGACGTTGATAGTCACGCATTTTGATGATATAAAATGTGAAAGGCGGTACAGAGTAAAAGGACTAAAGCCTGTTCAGAATACGAACTTGTTGCTGAAAGATATTCAAGATTTGATGGATTACTCTTTAATTCCGGACAATGGCACATCCGTTCCAAAGGAAGCATTGAGAGTGATGGAGATTTTGAATATTAGCGAAGATTTAGTATATGAAGCGAAAAATAACTTAAGAAAAAAATAA
- a CDS encoding cobalamin B12-binding domain-containing protein: MSGGLYSLEKKEYDKTLNLQAIKPYGDTMNDGKVQVSFTLPVPDGDEAVEAAKILMKKMGLDNPMIVYHHQLTEGFTFFVGYGECVHTVDYMAIKVPKVEVHRMTMEEIDEFIENNIGRKLVIVGATTGTDAHTVGLDAILNMKGFAGHYGLERYKMFEVYNMGSQVPNEEFVAKAIEVKADALLVSQTVTQKNVHIKNLTNLIELLEAEGIRKDVIVVVGGPRITHELAKELGFDAGFGPGTFAEDVGAFIAQEWVRRFGGKKE; encoded by the coding sequence ATGAGCGGAGGACTGTACTCGCTTGAGAAAAAGGAATACGATAAGACGTTGAATTTACAAGCAATAAAACCGTATGGAGATACAATGAACGACGGAAAAGTGCAAGTGAGCTTTACACTTCCAGTTCCAGATGGAGATGAAGCTGTTGAAGCGGCGAAGATTCTGATGAAAAAAATGGGACTTGATAATCCAATGATAGTCTACCACCACCAGCTCACAGAAGGCTTTACATTCTTTGTCGGATATGGCGAATGCGTCCATACAGTTGACTACATGGCGATAAAAGTCCCGAAAGTAGAAGTTCACAGAATGACCATGGAAGAAATAGACGAGTTCATAGAAAATAATATCGGGCGAAAGCTTGTCATCGTTGGTGCAACAACGGGGACAGATGCTCACACTGTTGGTCTTGATGCAATACTCAACATGAAAGGTTTTGCTGGACATTACGGGCTTGAAAGGTACAAGATGTTCGAAGTTTACAACATGGGAAGCCAGGTACCCAACGAAGAGTTCGTTGCAAAAGCGATAGAAGTTAAAGCAGATGCACTTCTTGTATCACAGACAGTGACACAAAAGAATGTCCACATAAAAAATTTAACAAACCTTATAGAGTTGCTCGAAGCGGAAGGTATAAGGAAAGATGTCATCGTTGTTGTCGGTGGACCAAGGATAACACACGAGCTTGCAAAAGAGCTCGGATTTGACGCAGGGTTTGGACCAGGAACATTTGCAGAGGATGTTGGGGCTTTCATCGCACAAGAATGGGTAAGAAGATTTGGTGGGAAAAAAGAATAA
- the tsf gene encoding translation elongation factor Ts: MEISAQMVKELRERTGAGMMDCKNALTEANGDVEKAIEILRKKGLAKAAKKAGRETNEGLIISYVHHNGKLGVLVELNCETDFVARTDEFKELGTKIAMHIAAMAPRWVKREDVPADVIEKEKEIYRDQLKDSGKPTQVIEKIIEGKLESFYQDYCLLEQKYALDQTITIKDMIQQAIAKIGENIQVSRFVRMQIGE, encoded by the coding sequence ATGGAAATTAGCGCACAAATGGTTAAAGAACTACGCGAAAGAACCGGTGCAGGTATGATGGATTGTAAGAACGCACTTACGGAAGCGAATGGAGATGTCGAAAAAGCTATTGAAATTCTCAGGAAGAAAGGTCTCGCAAAAGCAGCAAAAAAAGCCGGAAGAGAAACGAACGAGGGACTTATCATTTCCTACGTCCACCACAACGGAAAACTCGGCGTTCTTGTAGAACTTAACTGTGAAACAGACTTCGTTGCAAGAACAGATGAATTCAAAGAACTTGGAACAAAGATAGCTATGCACATTGCAGCGATGGCTCCAAGATGGGTTAAGAGAGAAGATGTACCAGCTGATGTTATTGAAAAGGAAAAAGAAATATACAGAGACCAGCTTAAAGATTCCGGAAAGCCAACACAAGTCATTGAAAAGATAATCGAAGGAAAACTCGAAAGCTTCTATCAGGACTACTGTCTGCTCGAACAAAAATATGCCCTTGACCAGACAATAACAATTAAGGACATGATTCAGCAAGCAATCGCAAAGATTGGAGAGAATATCCAAGTTTCAAGATTTGTCAGAATGCAGATCGGTGAGTAA
- a CDS encoding type II secretion system protein, producing the protein MRKGFTLVELLIVLAVIAALMAVATPLALNAVKNAKASQVAQNFRNIKTAVENYWNTEKPTAAAAITGISIGTLVSSKYLSATPTNFSVAVTTGTGGVYNCTITYSGKDVDADKVRSNGMGEVQGNTGADLTLTFNLQKWW; encoded by the coding sequence ATGAGAAAAGGTTTTACGTTGGTTGAACTCTTGATAGTCTTGGCGGTTATCGCAGCGCTCATGGCAGTTGCAACACCACTTGCATTGAACGCAGTGAAAAACGCAAAGGCAAGCCAGGTTGCGCAGAACTTCAGGAACATTAAAACAGCGGTTGAGAACTACTGGAATACAGAAAAACCAACAGCAGCGGCGGCGATTACGGGGATTTCGATTGGTACACTTGTTAGTAGCAAATATCTAAGCGCAACACCGACGAATTTCTCAGTTGCGGTTACAACAGGAACAGGTGGAGTTTACAACTGTACGATAACATACTCAGGTAAAGATGTTGACGCAGACAAAGTAAGAAGCAATGGAATGGGAGAAGTTCAGGGAAATACAGGTGCCGACTTAACACTTACATTCAACTTGCAAAAATGGTGGTAA
- a CDS encoding zinc-binding dehydrogenase — protein MKSIKGCPFGTHRVIEPKGTLPQAATKIDNTMEIYTNEMLIDVKTLNVDSASFTQIEESCHGNVECIKDTILKIVADRGKLQNPVTGSGGMLIGVIEEIGPDFPTDLKVGDKIATLVSLSLTPLRIDKILKVNVETDQVDIEGKAILFESGIYAKLPNDIPEKLALAVLDVAGAPAQTQKLVKPGMTVCIIGGGGKSGVLCAYEAMKAVGKDGKVIVVEYSPENAKRIEELKLAHHVIIADATKPVEVYQKVMEVTGGSYCDVVINNVNVPATEMSSILITKDEGTVYFFSMATSFTRAALGAEGVGKDVTMIIGNGYTKGHAEVALNILRESKEIRELFEKLYI, from the coding sequence ATGAAAAGCATAAAGGGATGCCCGTTTGGAACACACAGGGTTATAGAACCAAAAGGAACATTGCCACAAGCCGCTACGAAAATCGATAACACCATGGAAATTTATACTAATGAAATGCTCATCGATGTGAAAACCTTGAATGTAGATTCCGCAAGTTTCACACAAATCGAAGAATCTTGCCATGGGAACGTTGAATGCATAAAGGATACAATATTAAAGATCGTAGCTGATAGAGGAAAACTGCAGAACCCAGTAACAGGTTCTGGAGGAATGCTTATAGGCGTTATCGAAGAAATCGGACCAGATTTTCCAACGGACCTCAAAGTTGGAGACAAGATAGCAACACTTGTCTCGCTATCACTTACACCTCTGAGAATTGACAAAATCTTGAAAGTTAACGTTGAAACTGATCAGGTTGACATAGAAGGTAAAGCGATACTCTTTGAGAGTGGAATATACGCAAAACTACCCAATGATATACCAGAAAAGCTCGCATTGGCTGTCCTTGATGTCGCAGGTGCCCCTGCGCAGACGCAGAAACTTGTAAAGCCTGGAATGACGGTATGTATCATCGGTGGCGGTGGAAAATCTGGAGTTCTCTGCGCTTACGAGGCAATGAAAGCGGTTGGGAAAGATGGAAAAGTAATAGTCGTAGAATATTCACCTGAAAATGCTAAGCGCATAGAAGAACTAAAATTAGCTCATCACGTTATAATTGCCGATGCGACAAAACCAGTTGAAGTGTACCAAAAAGTGATGGAAGTGACAGGTGGAAGTTACTGCGATGTGGTGATAAACAACGTAAACGTTCCAGCCACAGAAATGTCCTCGATTTTAATTACAAAAGACGAGGGGACAGTCTACTTCTTCAGCATGGCAACTTCATTTACAAGGGCCGCACTCGGTGCTGAGGGTGTTGGCAAAGACGTGACGATGATTATTGGAAACGGATACACGAAGGGACATGCGGAAGTAGCCCTGAACATATTGAGAGAATCTAAAGAGATTAGAGAATTGTTTGAGAAACTGTATATTTGA
- a CDS encoding MaoC family dehydratase, with translation MVDIEKLYVGQVYEVKKIVTDEMVKLFAEATGDKNPVHLDEDFAKNTIFGGRIAHGILSLGIISSVLGTEFPGAGTIYLMQNAKFKRPVYVGEEVTVKLVVKEIDKDKRRVLMDTLVVKENGEYAIEGEALVKV, from the coding sequence ATGGTTGACATTGAAAAACTCTACGTTGGACAAGTGTATGAAGTAAAGAAGATAGTCACAGACGAGATGGTAAAGCTCTTCGCAGAGGCAACAGGTGACAAGAACCCTGTACATCTGGATGAAGACTTCGCAAAGAACACGATATTCGGCGGAAGGATAGCTCATGGAATTCTTTCACTCGGAATCATATCATCTGTGCTTGGAACTGAATTCCCAGGTGCAGGCACGATATATCTAATGCAGAATGCCAAATTTAAGCGCCCAGTATACGTTGGTGAAGAAGTCACCGTAAAGCTCGTCGTGAAGGAGATAGATAAAGATAAGAGACGCGTTTTGATGGACACTCTTGTTGTAAAAGAAAACGGCGAATATGCAATCGAAGGTGAGGCGCTGGTCAAAGTTTGA
- a CDS encoding histidinol-phosphatase HisJ family protein, whose translation MRVRELLADYHIHSNYSPDSESEILDIINAAREKKIKHIIITDHYELADEHANTIDIDTYRKEMERYSLPVGVELGWDGVKELNVDTKKFDYVLLSHHYVEEPINQESYRNYLLRLYDIMKRFDGYHALAHLDFPRRYQNQNEPFSKELFDIITDILKLLISQGKSLEINTASIELYGEPNPSFEILRLYKSLGGRNITIGSDAHSLNQIGRGVERGIEILKELGYNYILVLDTEWREAKI comes from the coding sequence GTGAGAGTACGAGAACTTTTGGCGGACTACCACATACACAGCAACTATTCACCGGACTCAGAATCGGAAATTCTTGATATCATCAACGCTGCAAGGGAGAAGAAAATAAAGCATATAATAATAACTGACCACTATGAACTTGCTGATGAACATGCAAACACTATTGATATCGATACATACAGAAAAGAAATGGAAAGATATTCACTACCAGTAGGGGTTGAACTCGGTTGGGATGGAGTTAAAGAATTGAACGTAGATACGAAGAAATTTGACTATGTTCTCCTGTCGCACCACTACGTAGAAGAACCTATAAATCAAGAATCGTATAGGAACTATCTTTTGCGTTTGTATGATATAATGAAAAGATTTGATGGATACCATGCTTTGGCACACCTCGACTTTCCGAGAAGGTATCAGAATCAGAATGAGCCCTTCTCAAAGGAACTTTTTGATATAATAACAGACATTTTAAAGCTCTTGATAAGTCAAGGAAAGTCCTTAGAAATTAACACAGCCAGCATTGAATTATACGGAGAACCAAATCCATCGTTCGAGATTTTAAGGCTTTATAAATCCCTTGGCGGAAGGAATATAACCATAGGGTCAGACGCACATAGTTTAAACCAAATAGGAAGAGGCGTTGAAAGAGGTATTGAAATACTTAAAGAATTGGGTTACAATTATATCTTAGTGCTGGACACAGAATGGCGGGAGGCGAAAATTTAA